From the Pseudodesulfovibrio indicus genome, the window GGCACGCCGCACAATCCGGCCCTGATCAACCCGGCGGCCGCCTTTTTCGCGGCCACGGCTATCATGGACCCGATCATCGAGCGCGGGCTGGCCCTGGCCGACGCCGACAACCAGGTCTTCATCCTGGCCCCAGGCGTGCGCGAAACACTGCGCGGTTCCCTGACCCCGGAGCAGGCATTGGAGTGGGGCGGGCGCGCGGTCTACGCCCTGAACCTCGTGCTGCCCGACGCCGATCCGCAGCACTGGCCCATGGTCGAGTGGCTCATGCCCCACATACTGGCCTGTCGCGATCTGGCCGTTGATCCGGGCGTGGTCACCGCCGCCGCCAACCGCGTGCTGCACCAGGCCGGGTTCTCCCTCCATTTCCAGCAGCGCCACCAAGAGGGGGCCGTCCTCCTGGAGGCGGCCCTGGACGCGGACATTCGGGCCAAGGGCGAACGCCACCCGGACATCACCGCCGACCTCGAAGGGCTGGGCACGGTCTACTGGGCCGCGGGCGACCTGGCGCGCGCCGAGACCGCCTTCCGCGACTGCCTGGCCCTGCAACGCGAAATCTTCACCGAGAACAACCCGGCCTCGGCCCCGATTCTCAACTCCCTGGCCATGGTCCTGCAAGCCGCCGGGCGCAACGACGAGGCCGAGAGGACCCTGCGCGACTGCCTGGCACTGCTGCGCGGTGCCGGAGCCGAGCGCCATCCGGCCACGGCCTCCTGCCTGAACAACCTCGCCCTGGTCCTGGAGGGCGCGGGCCGAACCCGCGAGGCGTTGGGCGCGGCCCTGCAAAGCCTGGAGCTGAACGGTTCCCTGTACGGCGAGCTGCACCCGGACACCGCGTCGGGCCACAACGTGGTGGCCCTGCTCCTGGACGGGGTGGGCGACGGTGCCGGAGCCGAGGACCATTTCCGCAAGAGCCTGGCCATCCGCGAGCGGCTCTACGGCAATGACCACCCGGAGACCGCCCAGGCCGAGTGCAACCTGGCCCTGTTCCTTGCCTCGGCCCGCCGCGAAGCGGAGGCGTTCGACCATTTCGAGCGCGGTTTCTCGGCCTACGAGTATTCTCTCGGCCCGGACCATCCGTACATGGAGACCGCCCTGGCCGGGATGATCGAGTTCCTGGAACAGGCCGCGGCCGCGGACTCCCCACTGGGCGAGCGAGCGCGGGCGCGGCTCAAGGCCATCGTGCAGAGGGCGGGCTAGGCCATGCGTCCGGTACTCGCCGTGGGGCTGGGGGAGATCCTCTGGGATGTGCTGCCGAGCGGCCGCATGCTGGGCGGCGCGCCCGCCAATTTCGCCTACCACGTCAACGCCCTGGGCGGCGCGGGCGTGCCCGTGTCCCGCGTGGGCGACGACGACCTGGGACGCGAAGCCCTGTCCCTGCTGGTGCGAAAGGGGCTGAACATCGACGCCGTTTCCGTGGACCCGGACCATGCCACCGGCACGGTGGACGCCCGCGTGGACGAAAGCGGCGTGGCCACCTACGTGTTCCCGGACGACGTGGCCTGGGATTTCCTGGTCCCGGACGAGATCGGTCTGGCCCTGGCGGCCCGGGCGGACGCGGTCTGCTTCGGCACCCTGGCCCAGCGGTCCCCGGTCTCCCGCGAGACCATCCGCCATTTCCTGGCCCGAGCCCAGCATGCGCTCAAGGTCTACGACATCAACCTGCGCCAGGACTTCTACACCCCGGAGATCATCGCCGGTTCCCTGGACCTGGCCGACGTGCTCAAGATCAACGACGACGAGCTGCGCACGGTATCAAGCCTGTTCGGGCTGCCGTCGGACGAGCGCGGGGCGCTGCGCGCGCTCATGGAGCGCCACTCCCTGCGGTTGGCGGTGCTCACGCGGGGTGGAGCGGGGAGCCTGATCCTGTCCCCGGACGGGGAGTCGGACCTGCCGGGCCTCGGGACCTCCTCTCTCGGCGCTCACGCGGAGCGGGGAGCCTGATCCTGTCCCCGGACGGGGAGTCGGACCTGCCGGGCAGGAAGGTCGCGGTCGCGGACACCATCGGGGCCGGGGATTCGTTCACTGCCGCGCTGGTGGTGGGCTATCTGGCGGGGCGGTCCCTGGATGAGATCAATGGGTTCGCCGCCCGGGTGGCGGCGTATGTCTGCGCCCGGCCCGGGGGAATGCCCGATATGTTGGAGGAGTTTGTGGTGTAGGGGCTGCGCCCCGGCTTTTATTGAAGAGAGTCTTTGCGGGTGAGCGCATTTTAGGGAGGAGGGAGAGCCGTCGCTGTCGCTCCTCCATGTTTTTTTGGAGCCCTCCCGGCGGGGTTCTTTCTTTTCAGGGAGAAAGAAAGAACGAAAGAAACGCCCTGGGGGGGCACCCCCGCCCGAAGTTTCGCCGCTGAGAATCCGATCCGCTCGGTGCGGCTTCGCATAGCGGGCCATCTGCACATTTTTCAAGGGGGAATTTGATCCTCACGTAGTATTGCTACGCTGCGGTCAAATCCCCCCTCGAAAAATGCACAGCCGCCCCACTCTGCGAAGCCTTCCGGCTCCATCTGATCAAAAGTATAGGGACAGTCTCCACGGGAACGCCCCTTTTATGGAACACCTCCGGGTCACGGGAGCGGAGCCGCCGCCCCTTCGCGGTCGGCTTCTAGGCGTCCGGAACAGGGCTCACTGCGTGCTGCTTGACGGGACGAAGGGCGAAGGAAGAGGGGCCTTTGTAAGGCATGGCGGGGTATGAAAGCCGCTGTTTGGGGCTGACGCCCCAAAGGTGCTCCAGGGGGGGCGGTGGACGAAAATTGCGTTCGGTGTGCACCGGGGGTGCGCAGGCTGAGGGAGTGGGCGGTGAGAAAATTAATGAATTCAGCCATAAACCCTGTGGCACGGGGTATGCTTTGACTGGGTAAGTGAGCAAGGCCGTGCGGCCTGAGCAGTGAACGGGCCGACAGGCTGAAGGAGGATAATCCCATGACGAAGACCATCGTGAAAAGCGCAGTGAGTTTGGTGCTGATGATTTCCCTGCTGGCGGGTTGCCAGACCACCCAGGCGCAGAACGCGGCCACGCTGGGGACACTGGCGGGCGCGACCCTGGGCGCGCTGACCTTCAAGAACAAGATTTCCGGCGCGGCCATCGGCGCTGGCGCGGGCATGCTCGTGGGCTACATCGCGGGCAACGAGATGGACAAGTACGATTCCTACGACCGGGGTCGCATCTCCAACACCCTGGAGACCACGCCCTCGGGCCACGCCTCCCAGTGGGTCAATCCCGACACCCGCACCCAATACCAGGCCGTCCCCGAACCGGCGCGCAGGATGCACGACGGCCGGGTGGAGCGCGACGTGACCGTCAACGCGCGCATGGCCGACGGGTCCACCCAGACCGTCTACGCCAAGGCGTACCGCCAGCCGGACGGCAGCTGGCAGCTCGTCCAGTAGCCCGGCGAAACGCAACCGACCAAAACGACAGGGCCGCCCAATGGGCGGCCCTGTCGTTTTGGTGGTCCGTGCTCCTTCCTCATTGCCCCGAACGTCCCCGGGGGGAACATTGGGGTGGGGTGGGAGATTGTTGGGGTCAGTCCGTGGAGCGGAACAGCCGGGTCAGGGAGCGGGGGCGGAAACCGGCGTAGCGGCGTTGCAGGTGGATCAGGGCGCAGCCCGCAAGCATGGCCGCGTCGCGCAGGAAGGCGACCAGCGGGCCGGTGGGGGCGTTGTCCGTGTTCTTCGGGGTGCCGAAGCAGCCGCAGTCGGCGTCCAGGCCGAGATGCAGGGCGTAGAGCAGCACCGCCATGAACCCCAACAACTGTGCCACAACGAGCGCAAGCCCGCCCTTGACGTCCAGGGCCAGCCCCAGCCCGGCCAGGATCTCCACCGTCGGGATGACGTAAGACAGCACGCCCGACATGCGCCAGGTGGTCAGCCCGTAGATGTTGATGGTCACCGCGAACCCCTCCGGGTTGGAGAGCTTGAGCGCGCCCGCGTAGACGAACAGCAGGCCGATGATCAGCCTGAGCGCGAGATAGACGTATTTGGAAGTGAGCAGTCTTGTCATGGTGTTTCCTTCAAGTCCCGTTTCTGCGACCCGGCGACCATACGGCCATCCGCGCCGGAGCGCAAACCCCGAGCCGTTAACGGAAAGCCTCTACTAAAAGTCTAGAAAAATTCAAGAATATCAACCACAACAGTTTGCTGTTGGTTGTTGTTTCCAAAAAGCTCCATGAATTGAGCATGATGCAAACTGTTTTTCCTTGTCGGAAAAGTGAATTTAGCGTACTCCAATGAAAAACAACAAGGTCTGCAAGCAAGCGAAAGGGAGTTTGACATGACTGGCAAGAAGGTACTTTCCGTGGCCGAGATCGCCCGCGAACTGGAGCTGCCCGAGTCCACGGTGCACTACTGGAAGAACCGGTTCGCCCAGCATCTGCCCAGCGTGGGCAGGGGCCGCCAGAAACGGTTCAAGCCCGAGGCCATCGAGATTTTCTCCACCATCTCCCGGCTCCTCAAGGAGGGGCACACCGCCCGGGACGTCATGGACCAGCTCTCCCAGGAGTACCCCCTGCAGGCCGACACCATGCCCGCCGCCGTTCCGTCCGAGTCCGGCGTGGCCGTCTCCGCCGGGTCCATGGAGCCGGTCATGAAGATGGCCGCCGCCATCGGCCTGGAGATCGCCAAGTCCGTGGGCGAGGGCATCCGATCGGTGCTCGACGCGGAGAACCTCGGCTCCCCGGACGTGTCCGAGGTCCGCAAGGGGCTGGAGGACGCCGCCGCCCGCATCTCCGAGGCCATGGTGGAGACCGAAGCCCTCAAGGCCGAGAACCGCGAACTCAAGGAAAAGCTGGCGGTCATGGAAGCGGAGATGGTCCGTCTGCGCAAGGACCGGCGGGAAATGGAAAAGTACCTTCTTGACAAGATAAAATCCGTATCTACTTAGACCCTGTTCCCGGGACGCCATTCCCGAACATGCTCTCTCTGCGAACCAGTCCCGCCGGATGCGCCGACCCGCGTGTCCGGCGGGCGCGCATATCCAAGATACGGAGGTACGTTTCATGGGCAAGAAAACCACCCACAAGTTCAAGGCTGAAGTCAGCCAACTGCTCGATATCCTGGTGCATTCGCTGTACACCAACAAGGAGATTTTTCTCCGCGAGCTGATCTCCAACGCGTCCGACGCCCTGGAGAAGGCCCGTTTCAAGGGCCAGGCCGAGGGCGCGGAGGATACCGTGGCCCCGGAGATCCGCATCGCCTGCGACGCGGACGCGGGGACCCTGACCATCACCGACACCGGCGTGGGCATGACCCGCGACGAGCTGATGCGGAACATCGGCACCATCGCCCATTCCGGCACCGCCGAGCTGACCCGGCTGGCCGGGGAGGGCAAGGAGTCCCTGGATGCGCTCATCGGCCGTTTCGGCGTGGGCTTCTACTCGGTCTACATGGTGGCCGACGAGGTCGAGGTGACCACCCGGTCCATCGAGCCGGACGCCAAGCCCGTGGTCTGGACCTCGGACGGGCGCACCGACTACAAGCTTCAGGAGCTGGACGAAGACCTGCCGCGCGGTACGAAGATCGTCGTGCGCCTCAAGGAGGACCTGGCC encodes:
- a CDS encoding tetratricopeptide repeat protein — encoded protein: MTDTSETRTPEEILALVREVEQEAPGGAETLFMAAMLADASLPYDFALSVDGTPHNPALINPAAAFFAATAIMDPIIERGLALADADNQVFILAPGVRETLRGSLTPEQALEWGGRAVYALNLVLPDADPQHWPMVEWLMPHILACRDLAVDPGVVTAAANRVLHQAGFSLHFQQRHQEGAVLLEAALDADIRAKGERHPDITADLEGLGTVYWAAGDLARAETAFRDCLALQREIFTENNPASAPILNSLAMVLQAAGRNDEAERTLRDCLALLRGAGAERHPATASCLNNLALVLEGAGRTREALGAALQSLELNGSLYGELHPDTASGHNVVALLLDGVGDGAGAEDHFRKSLAIRERLYGNDHPETAQAECNLALFLASARREAEAFDHFERGFSAYEYSLGPDHPYMETALAGMIEFLEQAAAADSPLGERARARLKAIVQRAG
- a CDS encoding PfkB family carbohydrate kinase yields the protein MRPVLAVGLGEILWDVLPSGRMLGGAPANFAYHVNALGGAGVPVSRVGDDDLGREALSLLVRKGLNIDAVSVDPDHATGTVDARVDESGVATYVFPDDVAWDFLVPDEIGLALAARADAVCFGTLAQRSPVSRETIRHFLARAQHALKVYDINLRQDFYTPEIIAGSLDLADVLKINDDELRTVSSLFGLPSDERGALRALMERHSLRLAVLTRGGAGSLILSPDGESDLPGLGTSSLGAHAERGA
- a CDS encoding PfkB family carbohydrate kinase, with the translated sequence MPGRKVAVADTIGAGDSFTAALVVGYLAGRSLDEINGFAARVAAYVCARPGGMPDMLEEFVV
- a CDS encoding glycine zipper domain-containing protein, with the translated sequence MTKTIVKSAVSLVLMISLLAGCQTTQAQNAATLGTLAGATLGALTFKNKISGAAIGAGAGMLVGYIAGNEMDKYDSYDRGRISNTLETTPSGHASQWVNPDTRTQYQAVPEPARRMHDGRVERDVTVNARMADGSTQTVYAKAYRQPDGSWQLVQ
- a CDS encoding DoxX family protein — its product is MTRLLTSKYVYLALRLIIGLLFVYAGALKLSNPEGFAVTINIYGLTTWRMSGVLSYVIPTVEILAGLGLALDVKGGLALVVAQLLGFMAVLLYALHLGLDADCGCFGTPKNTDNAPTGPLVAFLRDAAMLAGCALIHLQRRYAGFRPRSLTRLFRSTD
- a CDS encoding MerR family transcriptional regulator, translated to MTGKKVLSVAEIARELELPESTVHYWKNRFAQHLPSVGRGRQKRFKPEAIEIFSTISRLLKEGHTARDVMDQLSQEYPLQADTMPAAVPSESGVAVSAGSMEPVMKMAAAIGLEIAKSVGEGIRSVLDAENLGSPDVSEVRKGLEDAAARISEAMVETEALKAENRELKEKLAVMEAEMVRLRKDRREMEKYLLDKIKSVST